Proteins from a single region of Chitinophagales bacterium:
- a CDS encoding dicarboxylate/amino acid:cation symporter, whose product MEIAATAPKKNRLTLYIIIAMFLGIAVGYLVHEQASPDTIKAFSKNIKLLGTIFIRLVKTIIAPLVFSTLVVGIAKLGDLKTVGRIGGKAMLWFISASLVSLLLGMVLVNIFQPGSYIDLSQGDQAGLKDLMSKTSEFSLQKFVEHVVPSSAFEAMATNEILQIVVFSIFFGVAAAAMGDKAAPVIKALDIVAHIVLKIVGYIMNFAPFGVFGTLAAVVAEKGLGIFKFYLVYYGYFVLGIALLWVILSGVGVMILKGRMRELFRRIGNPLLIAFSTTSSEAVFPKLTEELERFGCKNKIVSFVLPLGYSFNLDGSMMYMTFASLAIAQAYGIHLDIPTQLTMLLVLMLTSKGIAGVPRASLIIVLATCAMFKIPPEGVALILPIDHFCDMLRSATNVLGNALATSAVSKWEGELADGDTLNA is encoded by the coding sequence ATACCATCAAGGCTTTTTCCAAGAACATTAAGTTGCTCGGAACGATTTTTATTCGTTTGGTGAAAACCATTATCGCACCCCTGGTTTTCTCAACACTGGTGGTGGGTATTGCCAAGCTGGGCGATTTGAAAACAGTGGGACGTATTGGTGGTAAAGCCATGCTCTGGTTTATCTCTGCTTCATTGGTGAGTTTGTTACTGGGTATGGTCTTGGTGAATATTTTTCAGCCGGGCTCTTATATTGATTTGAGCCAGGGCGATCAGGCCGGATTAAAAGACCTGATGAGTAAGACCTCTGAATTTTCTTTGCAAAAGTTCGTGGAGCATGTGGTGCCTTCCAGTGCATTTGAAGCGATGGCTACCAATGAGATTCTACAGATTGTTGTGTTCTCTATTTTCTTTGGTGTGGCTGCTGCAGCTATGGGTGATAAAGCAGCGCCTGTGATCAAGGCCTTAGATATTGTGGCGCATATTGTGCTGAAGATCGTTGGCTATATCATGAATTTTGCTCCCTTCGGTGTATTCGGTACGCTGGCAGCAGTTGTTGCAGAAAAGGGCCTAGGCATTTTTAAATTCTACCTGGTTTATTACGGTTATTTTGTTTTAGGCATTGCACTGCTTTGGGTAATCCTCAGTGGCGTTGGCGTCATGATTCTAAAAGGACGTATGCGCGAGCTGTTTCGCAGAATTGGTAACCCCTTATTGATTGCATTTAGTACCACCAGTAGCGAAGCGGTGTTTCCAAAACTCACAGAAGAACTGGAAAGATTTGGTTGTAAGAACAAAATTGTTTCATTCGTATTGCCGCTTGGTTATTCTTTTAACCTGGATGGTAGTATGATGTATATGACTTTCGCCAGCTTGGCAATTGCCCAGGCTTATGGTATTCATCTGGATATTCCTACTCAGCTCACTATGCTATTGGTATTAATGCTAACGAGCAAGGGAATTGCCGGTGTACCCAGAGCATCTTTAATTATTGTATTGGCCACTTGCGCCATGTTTAAGATTCCACCCGAAGGGGTTGCCTTGATTTTACCGATTGATCATTTCTGTGATATGCTGCGCAGCGCCACCAATGTGTTGGGCAATGCACTGGCAACATCAGCAGTGAGTAAGTGGGAAGGTGAACTGGCTGATGGGGATACTTTAAATGCGTAA